The stretch of DNA gaaaaatgtcatgcAATCCAGAAGCGGTCACACCACTTGCTCATGATTCAAAGAAGTAGTTctgcccaggtgcggtggctcatgcctgtaattccatcactttgggaggctgaagtaggcggatcacttgaggtcaggagttcgagaccagtctggccaacatggtgaaaccccgtctctacgaaacatacaaaaattagccagacatggtggcaggcacctgtagtctcggctactccagagactgaggaaggagaatcgcttgaacctgggagacagacgttgcagtgagccaagagcttGTCACTGTACTGCAggttgggtgacagagactctttctcaaaaaaaaaaaaaaaaaaaagcagctatgACTTGCCATGAGAACTCCACCTCTCAGAGACTCATTTGCCCCCAAATCTATAAAATAGGAACAAATGTTTCCTTCTTCTGGATGAGGAGAGGATTAAATGGCACAGTGACTGAGTGCCAGGAAGCACAGAGtcaccttaaaaaaaattaactcctgGGCCGGGCagggtgactcaagcctgtaatcccagcactttgggaggccaaggtgggtggatcacctgaggtcgggcattcgagaccagcctgaccagtatggagaaaccccatctctactaaaaatacaaaattagccaggcgtggtggcacatgcctgtaatcccagctactcgggaggctgaggcaggagaatcgcttgaacccaggaggcggaggttgcagtgaggcgaggtcgcaccattgcactccagcctgggtgacagagcaagactccgactcaaaaaagaaaaataaaaagaaaattaaaaaagcatTGGATTGTATTTTTTAGGCAGTGTCTTGCCTTTCTGGTGACACCTGTTGACATGATGTGTCTTAGAGTCAGTGAAATGTTACCGGTGAGGCCACAGCATTGTCCTGAGGAAATAAAGCCATGCACAGCATAACGAGGTTTCTGTCAATGACAGACTGCACAACATCCGACAGCGGCCCCAccgattataatggagctgaaagacTGCAGTTGCCCAGTGATGTTGTAGCTGTCCTAATGGAGTAGCTCAAGGCGTTACTCTAATGTTTGTGCTGATGCTGGTGTACACAGACCTACTTGACCGCCAGTCGTATAAAAGCATAGCACGTGCAACTGTGTACAGTACGTCATACTTGTCCATGGCAATaggcaggacatggtggctcacagctataatcccagcactttgggaggccgaggagggtggatcatgaggtcaggagatcgacaccatcctggctaacacggtgaaaccccatctctactaaaaattacaaaaaattagccgggcatggtggcgggcgcctgtagtctcagctactccggaggctgaggcaggagaacagcatgaatccgggaggcggagcttgcagtgagccaagatcgcaccactgcactccagcctgggtgacagagcgagattccatctcaaaaaaaaaagtaataataataataatgagagcaGTATTAACAATAGAGAGCTAACAATGCTTGagcgcctactatgtgccaagaagtttttttgtttcgttctgtgtttgctttgtttttgtttttgtttttgattattctcactgtcgcccaggctggagtgcggtagctcAATCttgactcgctgcaacctccgcttctcagatttaagcgattctcctgcctcagcctcccaagtaactgggattataggcacccgccctgacgtctggctaatttttgtatttttagtagagacagggtttcgccatgttggccaggctggtcttgaactccttgtctcaggcaatccacccgccttggcctcccaaagtgctgggatcacaggcatgagccactgagcctggctgcaAGAAGTTTTAAGTGTTTTGTATCTCTTAACAAATTTCATTAGCACAAGGAGGGCAGAGGAGAATTGGAATGGCCTTGCGGAAAGACCTCCCTGGCACCCGCCTCCTCCTTATCCCCCAGGCCTGCAGCCCCTGGGGCCTATTATTAGGGCCCACATCTGGTGACATTTCCCGGACTGATAGCGATCTCTGAAGCTCTTGCTCAAGGTTCTTTCCTGGACATTTATCTGCTCCAAAACTCACAGCTAGCTTCCTGCCATTAGCCCCCTACCTTTAACGTGGGCTCAAGGCTGGTGGCTGCCTGGGACTGACGACGGAGCCGAGAAAGCCCCCTCATCTTGCTGTCACCCTCGGACACAGCACAAGGTGACAGGGGACTGGGATTTGTTGGGAGGGTCTCAGGGAGCCAGGAGGTAGGAGCTTGGGGACTAGGAGAGTTGAAGGGCACTTTCCAGGGTATACAAAAAGGAGTTGGCGGGCTGGGCGCGGTCACTCATCCCTGAAATtgcccagcagtttgggaggccgaggcaggtggatcacctgaggtcaagagttggagaccagcctggccaacatggtgaaaccccgtctttactaaaaatacaaaaattagctgggtatggtggcaggtgcctgtactctcaattactcaggaggctgaggcaggagaatcacttgaacctgggaggcggaggttgcagtgagctgagattgtgccactgcactccagcctaggcaatagagtgagactctgtctcaaaacaaaacaaaacaaaacaaaaagaggtgGCAAAAAGGGGCTGAAAGTTCTGGGCCACCTCCTCTGGGTGAGGAATGTTCTCATGCCATATGCGTGAACCGTGCCTGGTCAGAGATATTTGACTGTCTTCATGACTGCGGTATCCCCAGCGCTTAGGATAGTGTCTGGCGTACGATTTGGGCTCAATGCATAATTTTAcactaaatgaatgaatccatCCTCAGATGACAAAGGAGAGATTGTCCTCCTTAATGATCACTCATCAATTATTTATCAAGTGCCTGCTGTGTTCCAGGGGCCAGGAGCAAGCCACACACCAGCCTCGCCTCTAGGGAACCCAGAGATGAATAATGCAGTTGGGTGATCACCAAATGATCCAACAAACGCGGTCTAATTGCTGCTGCCTGTAactagcctcttttttttttttttttttttttttggttgaggggagatcagagtcttgctctgtcacccaggctggagtgcagtggcgcgatcatggctcactccaacctctgcctcccgggttcaagcaatatctcctgcctcagcctcccaagtagctgggattacaggcgtgtgccaccatacccggctaatttttgtatttttagtagagacaggatttcaccatgttggccaggctggtcctgaactcctgacctcaggcggtcctcccacctcggcctcccaaagtcctgggattataggcgtgacccacaATGCCCAGCCTGTAACCATGTCTTCATAGGACAGAAGGTCCTATAGGAGGGCCTGATTCATCAAGGTGGCTGGGAAAAGCTTTGGGGAGAAAGTGAAATTTGCATTGAGATCTCAGgaaggagtttaaaaaaaaaaaaaaagcagaggaaagaaagggtgctccaggcagaggggcagcacatgcaaaggccctggggtgggagggagacgAGAATCTTGGCAATGGACACAAAGGTAGGGAAGCCGGGATATGGTGCACAAAGAGGGGGAAGGTGCAAGAGAAGTCTGGAGAGGCTGGCAGGTGCCCCAGCCCTCACCAGCGGTGTTGGGGAGACTCATATTTATCCCACAAGCAATGAAGAGCCACAGTGTAATTTTCCAGTttgaactgtatttttttttttttctgagacagggtctcactctgttgcccaggctggagtgcagtggcacagtcatggctcactgcagcctcgacctcctgagctcaagtgatcctcatgcctcagcctcctgggtagctggaactacaatgCAAGCCACCCTGtttagctaatttatttttattttgtagagacagggtttcgccttgccgcctagactggtcttgaagccctggcctcaagtaattctcctgcctgggtctcccacagtgctggggttacatgGTTTGGGCTTTCaaaggatcactctggctgtAGGGTGGTGAGTGGCTGGTAGGAGATGAATATAAagctgggggccaggcatggtggctcacgcctgtactccccgcactttgggaggccgaggtgcgtgaatcacctgaggtcaggagttcaagaccagcctggccaacctggtgaaaccccgtctctactaaaaatacaaaaattagccaggcgtgtccCTGGGGTACGTCTCAACTatactacttaggaggctgaggcaggagaattgcttgaatccgagaggcagaggttgtagtgacccaagattgtaccactgcactctagctcgggcaacagagcgagatcctgtctcaaaaaaaaaaaaaaaaagctggggcgCTGTGTGCTTGGATGATAGGGCTGTGGAGACAGGACATAGTGGACAGAGGCAAGAGGCTTTTTGGAGGCAAAATTGACAGGGCTTTGTGATGAATTGGGTGTGCGTGTTGAGGGAGTAGGAGAGAGAGGTATTCAAGGATTCTACACCCCTATCTCAGATGAGCATAGTGAGGCTCGGGGTGCGGGGGAAGCCCTGAGCCCGAGATCACACAGTCATAATCCAGTGTCTCAACTAGAGCTTCGACCTATGCCTGTCTGCTGTGTAAGCTCAAGCTTTCCTCAACCCCGGACCTCTCTTCTCTGTCTGCACCTCACCCTCGGAGGTCATTCTCAGGCTCAAAGACGTAAATagcatctacatttttttttttttttcgtagaggcAAGGTCatgtcgtgttgcccaggctcacgcaatcttcctgcctctgcctcccaaagtgctgtgacgacagaggtgagccactgcgcccggctggcaTCTAAATTCTAATGACTTCGACATGCCCGTATCCAGCCAGAAACcgctctgcaatttttttttttttgagtcttactccatgacctaggctggagtgcagtggcgccatcttgcctcactgcaacccccatctcctgggttcaacgaattctcctgcctcagcctcccgagtagctgggattacagccacgtgccaccacacccagctaatttttgtatttttagtagagacggggttttgccatgttggccaggctggtctcaaactcctgacctcaggtgatctacccgccttggccttccaaagtgctgggatttataggcgtgagccaccgtgcccggccccctccTGTAATCTTGCTGCTGGTATCCAGCTGCCTTAGTGAAGTTTCCCCAGGATGCCTTACAGGCATTTCAAAGGCAAAGTGACCAACCCCGAGCTCCTGGTCTTACTCCAAACCTGCTCTCCTGCAGTCTCCCTTATCCCAGTGCACAGCAACTCCAGCTTCCATTGGTTCAAAAGTCCTGCAGTCACCCCGACACTGCTCTCCCTCTCACCTCACACATCCAGCCCAGCAGCAAATCTAGCCAGCTCCACCTTGACCCTGGAATCTGCTTCCCACCCCCTCCTCTGACATCACCCTGGTCCCCATCCCCATCACTGCCCACCTGGGTTACtgcagcagcttcctcctggcctCCTGCTTCCATCCCACCCCCTCAGTCTAGTCTCAACCTTAAAGTCACAGTGATTGTTAAGACCTAAGTCAGATATTGTTCCTTCTCTGCTCAACAGTCTCTTGTAACTCCCATCTCACTCACAGGAAAGGCCAGGAGAGTCTGCACTATGACTCACAGGGTCCTGCTCCATCTGCCCGCTTCCCTCTCTGCCTTCACCTCTTACCTCTCTTCCCATTGCCCACGTGGCTCCAGCCACACCAGCCTCCCTGCTGTTCCTTGAGCATTCCAGGCACCGTCCTGCCTCAGGACTTTGCACAAGCTGCTGGTTCTGCCTGAAGGGCTCTTCCTCCAGATACGTATGTGCCTCACTACTTTGTTATCTCCTCCAAATCTTTGCTCAAatgctatattctttttttttttttttttttttttttttttgacgtggagtctcaccctgttgcctaggctcgagtgcaatggtgtgatctcggctcactgcaacctctgcctcccgggttcaagtgattctcctgccccagccctctgagtagctgggattacaggtgggcgcctccatgcccagctaattctttgtatctttagtagagatggggtttcaccacgttggccaggctggtctcgaactcctgacctcgtgatccgtacccctcagcctcccaaagtgctgggattacaggcgtgcgccaccgagCATGGACAAATGTTACATTCTTATTGGggtcttccctgaccaccctgttTAGTGTACCAGTGGCCCCTTTCTGTCTCATCCCTCACATTCCCTGTTGTccttatcttgatttttttttttttttttttttggtgacagagactcactctgtcacccaggctggagtgcagtggcctgatctcggctcaccacaacctccaacttcccagattcaagcgattctcctgcctcagcctcccaaatgcctgcgatcacaggtgtgtgccaccgcacctggctaatttttttatttttattagtgacggggttttgccatgttggccaggctggtctcgaactcctgacttcaagtgatctgctcacctcggcctcccagtgtgctgggattacagatgtgaaccactgcgctTGGCCTTACCTTGatctttttctaaagaaaacatttcatgatcttcatttcttcctgtcACTATGTGTCACCATTTGATATTAACTCCTTTCAGCCTAGAGGACTTACTTCCTTAAGCAATTCCTGTGGTCTGTAGGCCATATATTATTTCAGATCTGGCTTATCTGAAAATGCccttatttcactttcatttttgaaagatattttcacagaATATAAAATTCTGGATTGACAGACTTTTCTGCTGCCAATTTTTTCAAATAGTggagtaatttttaatattttgtccagattttaatttttttttttgtctgtgggACCATTTGTCTGACAAAGTTACTCTGACATTACCCAAAGTTAAAAGAACCTCcatctcattatttttactttatttttattgagacagggtctcgctttgtcacccaggctgaagtgaaatgGCGTgaccatggctcattgcagcctcgaattccagggctcaagtgaccctcgtgtctcagtctcctgatttgctgggactacaggcatgcgccaccatacctgactaattttttttttttttgagaaagtcttgctctgttgcccgggctggagtgcagtggcatgatcttggctcactgcagcccctgcctcccgggttcaagggactctcctgcctcagccttcagagtagctgggattacaggcacacaccatcaagcctggctaatttttgtatttttagtagagacaggcttttgccatgttggccaggctggtctcgaactcctgaacttaagtgatccaccagcctcagcctcccaaagtgctgggattacaggaatgagccactatgcccatctcacggctaatttttaaattttattttatttttatttttttgagacggagttttgctctcgttacccaggctggagtgcagtggcacgatcttggctcactgcaacctccgcctcccaagtttaagtgattcttcagcctcatgagtagctgggattacaggtggcggccaccacacccagctaatgttttttgtatttttagtagagacggggtttcgccatgctgggcaggctgatctcgaactcctgacctcaggtgatccgcctacctcagcctcccaaagtgctgggattacaggcgtgagccactgtgcccggccacaaaaacttgtaattatttattttttgtagagacgctctcactatgttgcccaccttggtttggaactcctggcttcaagcaatccttctgcctcagcctcccaaagtgttgtgattacaagcatgagccaccacacctggcccctccatttcatttattatttttccataacACTTGTAGTCTTCTAAAGCAGGATATCATGAACTaaatttattatatgtattacacCTGACATCTCTCACTGggatgtaagttccatgagggctTGTTTTGTTACACGAGTTATGTCCAGTACTTAGAACAATATTATAGtgtccagtgagccgagatcatgccattgcactccagcctgggtgacataaggagactctgtctcaaaaaaaaaaaaaaaaagaacaatattatTGTGTCATAAAAAGCATTCAGGCTGGGctcaatggctcacacttgtaatcccagcactttgggaggctgaggtgggaggatcacttgaatccaggagttcaagaccagcctgggcaacacagcaaaaccccatctctacaaaaaagaatttaaggcctggcagggtggctcatacctataatcccagcactttgggaggctggtggacgggtcacgaggtcaggagttcaagaccagcctggccaacatggtaaaaccccgtctctactaaaaacacaaaaattagccaggtgtggtggcatgtgcctgtagttccagctacttgggaggctgaggcaggaaaattgcttgaaccttggaggtggaggttgcagtgagctgagatcacaccattgcactacagcctgggtgacagagagagcaagattctgtgtcaaaaaaaaaaaaaaaaaaaaggtaaaaaagttagccaggcatggtggtaagtgcctgtagtcccagctactccaggaggctgaggggggaggatctcttgagcctaggaggtggaggctgcagtgatctgtgattgtacctttgcactccagcctgggtgacagagcatgacgctgtctctaaaagaataataataataagcattcCATAAAAATTATGGAATGGAGAAATCATGAATGGGGTCTCGGAGGGGACCAGGGGCTGCAGTGACAGGCAACCTGGGGTCCTGACACGTGATCGCTCTTGTTCCAGGAAGATGAACTCTTCCGGATGCCTGTCTGAGGAGGTGGGGTCCCTCCGCCCACTGACTGTGGCTATCCTGTCTGCGTCCTTTGTCGTCGGAGTGCTGGGCAATGGGCTGGTGCTGTGGATGACGGTCTTCCGTATGGCACGCACGGTCTCCACCGTCTGCTTCTTCCACCTGGCCCTTGCCGATTTCATGCTCTCACTGTCTCTGCCCATTGCCATGTACTATATTGTCTCCAGGCAGTGGCTCCTCGGAGAGTGGGCCTGCAAACTCTACACCACCTTTGTGTTCCTCAGCTACTTTGCCAGTAACTGCCTCCTTGTCTTCATCTCTGTGGACCGTTGCATCTCTGTCCTCTACCCCGTCTGGGCCCTGAACCACCGCACTGTGCAGCGGGCGAGCTGGCTGGCCTTTGGGGTGTGGCTCCTGGCCGCCGCCTTGTGCTCTGCGCACCTGAAATTCCGGACAACCAGAAAATGGAATGGCTGTACGCACTGCTACTTGGCGTTCAACTCTGACAATGAGACTGCCCAGATTTGGATTGAAGGGGTCGTGGAGGGACACATTATAGGGACCATTGGCCACTTCCTGCTGGGCTTCCTGGGGCCCTTAGCAATCATAGGCACCTGCGCCCACCTCATCCGGGCCAAGCTCTTGCGGGAGGGCTGGGTCCACGCCAACCGGCCCAAGAGGCTGCTGCTGGTGCTGGTGAGCGCTTTCTTTATCTTCTGGTCCCCGTTTAACGTGGTGCTGTTGGTCCATCTGTGGCGACGGGTGATGCTCAAGGAAATCTACCACCCCCGGATGCTGCTCATCCTCCAGGCTAGCTTTGCTTTGGGCTGTGTCAACAGCAGCTTCAACCCCTTCCTCTACGTCTTCGTTGGCAGAGATTTCCAACAAAAGTTTTTCCAGTCTTTGACTTCTGCCCTGGCCAGGGCGTTTGGAGAGGAGGAGTTTCTGTCATCCTGTCCCCGTGGCAACGCCCCCCGGGAATGATGGAAGACTTCAGCTGGAAGCTGGAAGCCGTCCTTCTTAGTTTGCTTGTGGCCCCTTACCTTGACTGGCTTCTAAAACCCTGCCAAATCCTGCCTCTTCTTTCAGGAATTCTTCCAGCAACCCGTCATCTAAAGCTCTGTGGTAGAGACAGCTACTTATTCCCCAGTGTccattcttccctttttttttgagatagagtcttgctctgtcaccaggctggagtgcagtggcgcgatctcggctcactgcaacctctgactttctggttcaagcaattctgcctcagcctcccaagtagctgggattacaggcacgtgccaccacgcccagataatttttgtatattttttagtagagacggggtttaaccacgttggccaggatggtctcaatctcctgaccttgtgatccgcctgcctcggcctcccaaagggctaggattacaggcgtgagccactgcacctggcccattctttccctttctttttcttttttttaaaaattttttaaagacagggtctgattttgtcacccaggctggagcg from Gorilla gorilla gorilla isolate KB3781 chromosome 20, NHGRI_mGorGor1-v2.1_pri, whole genome shotgun sequence encodes:
- the LOC101141032 gene encoding probable G-protein coupled receptor 32; this encodes MNGVSEGTRGCSDRQPGVLTRDRSCSRKMNSSGCLSEEVGSLRPLTVAILSASFVVGVLGNGLVLWMTVFRMARTVSTVCFFHLALADFMLSLSLPIAMYYIVSRQWLLGEWACKLYTTFVFLSYFASNCLLVFISVDRCISVLYPVWALNHRTVQRASWLAFGVWLLAAALCSAHLKFRTTRKWNGCTHCYLAFNSDNETAQIWIEGVVEGHIIGTIGHFLLGFLGPLAIIGTCAHLIRAKLLREGWVHANRPKRLLLVLVSAFFIFWSPFNVVLLVHLWRRVMLKEIYHPRMLLILQASFALGCVNSSFNPFLYVFVGRDFQQKFFQSLTSALARAFGEEEFLSSCPRGNAPRE